A stretch of the Arthrobacter sp. PAMC 25486 genome encodes the following:
- a CDS encoding DedA family protein codes for MLHPIAFALPHAVPAGLLAVMDPAALLSGLGPATLAVVALIVFIESGLLFPFLPGDSLLFTAGLLHNQLNLSLPVLIGVVVLAAVAGDQVGYLLGRKFGRRWFKDDARILKTKYLTETEEFFAKRGGWAIVLARFVPIVRTYAPLVAGVANYDHRKFTLWNIAGAVGWAGSITLLGTWLGHYEIVAKNIDVIAVVLVLISVLPAIISFLVKRRAAASLPSTRDGESTGDNNEHAQP; via the coding sequence TTGCTGCACCCCATTGCGTTCGCCCTTCCCCACGCCGTCCCTGCCGGGCTGCTGGCAGTCATGGATCCGGCAGCCCTCCTGAGCGGGCTGGGACCGGCCACTCTCGCTGTCGTCGCGTTGATCGTCTTCATCGAATCGGGACTCCTGTTCCCGTTCCTGCCCGGTGATTCACTGCTTTTCACGGCAGGCCTGCTGCACAACCAGCTCAACCTGTCCCTCCCGGTGCTGATCGGCGTCGTGGTGCTGGCCGCCGTGGCGGGCGACCAAGTGGGCTACCTGCTGGGCCGGAAGTTTGGCCGCCGCTGGTTCAAGGACGACGCCCGCATCCTGAAAACCAAGTACCTCACGGAGACGGAGGAGTTCTTTGCCAAGCGCGGCGGCTGGGCCATTGTGCTGGCCCGTTTTGTCCCCATCGTGCGCACCTATGCGCCTCTCGTGGCGGGCGTGGCGAACTACGACCACCGCAAGTTCACGCTGTGGAACATTGCCGGGGCCGTGGGCTGGGCCGGTTCCATCACCTTGTTGGGAACGTGGCTGGGCCACTACGAAATTGTGGCCAAGAACATTGACGTGATCGCCGTCGTGCTGGTCCTGATTTCCGTGCTGCCGGCCATCATCAGCTTCCTGGTCAAGCGCCGCGCCGCAGCATCACTACCTTCCACGCGGGATGGGGAGTCAACGGGAGACAATAATGAACATGCACAACCCTGA
- the rimI gene encoding ribosomal protein S18-alanine N-acetyltransferase, producing MTAAEPSGQAACLRDMIPADIDFITALDKTLFGVDSWPRDMFVGELSQPETRRYIIAELPSAVGHGNGKQTVGYAGLMCVPPIGDIQTIGVLPEFEGRGIARAMLDELIAEAARRGAADIMLEVSSTNPRAQKLYQRYGFEHIHTRRRYYRDGSDGLIMRLTLPPSAHETAAAHAAETDASPKDPS from the coding sequence ATGACCGCTGCTGAACCAAGCGGCCAAGCTGCCTGCCTGCGCGACATGATCCCCGCCGACATTGACTTCATCACAGCACTGGACAAGACGCTTTTCGGGGTGGATTCCTGGCCGCGGGACATGTTCGTCGGGGAACTTTCGCAACCAGAAACCCGCCGGTACATCATCGCGGAGCTGCCATCCGCCGTCGGCCATGGAAACGGGAAACAAACCGTTGGCTACGCCGGATTGATGTGCGTGCCGCCCATCGGAGACATCCAAACCATCGGCGTGCTGCCCGAATTTGAGGGGCGCGGGATTGCCCGGGCGATGCTCGACGAGCTCATTGCCGAGGCGGCGCGGCGCGGGGCTGCCGACATCATGCTGGAGGTCAGCTCCACAAATCCGCGCGCACAAAAGCTGTACCAGCGCTACGGTTTTGAACACATTCACACCCGGCGCAGGTATTACCGGGACGGCTCGGACGGGCTGATCATGCGCCTGACCCTGCCCCCATCAGCGCACGAAACAGCCGCCGCGCATGCCGCCGAAACCGATGCCAGCCCGAAGGACCCCTCATGA
- a CDS encoding sensor histidine kinase KdpD: protein MNSVKTGQRQPSPALRRAAITVGIRIAAAIAFMVVVVIIAAAAYMLYVSRHPEVAASDTSARVYVESNDMLKAMILAGFAGILAAGAIGWLSARSAIAPLGRALELQRRFVQDASHELRTPLTILDTRVQLAEAKVEAGSDAARILGQVRQDTAALTATVQELLLAATGEAEGPAEPIGVVPVVQEAAASLRDVAASRGVQLETTDDGGPRVRIQANSLRRAVLGLVDNALNHTPAGGSISVAVVRSGRGVSITVRDTGSGITGIDPSRVFDRFAHSTNPPAGGRRSYGLGLALVREIAVAAGGTIEVSETGPGGTTMVLTLPAA from the coding sequence ATGAACTCCGTCAAGACAGGCCAAAGGCAGCCCTCCCCCGCCCTGCGGCGCGCCGCCATCACGGTGGGCATCAGAATTGCCGCGGCTATCGCGTTCATGGTGGTTGTGGTCATCATCGCGGCGGCCGCCTATATGCTCTATGTCTCCCGCCATCCGGAGGTGGCGGCTTCGGACACCTCCGCCCGCGTGTATGTCGAATCGAACGACATGCTCAAGGCCATGATCCTGGCCGGATTTGCCGGGATTCTCGCGGCCGGCGCCATTGGCTGGCTCAGTGCCCGCAGCGCCATTGCGCCTCTCGGGCGGGCGCTTGAGTTGCAGCGCCGCTTTGTCCAGGACGCCAGCCATGAACTGCGCACACCGCTGACCATCCTCGACACCCGCGTCCAGCTGGCCGAGGCCAAGGTGGAGGCCGGGAGCGACGCCGCCCGCATTCTGGGCCAGGTCCGTCAGGACACTGCCGCCCTGACCGCCACCGTCCAGGAGCTCCTGCTCGCCGCCACGGGTGAGGCGGAAGGCCCCGCTGAACCCATTGGAGTCGTCCCGGTGGTGCAGGAGGCGGCCGCGAGCCTGCGGGATGTCGCGGCTTCCCGCGGCGTGCAGCTGGAAACCACGGACGACGGCGGCCCCCGGGTCCGCATTCAGGCCAACAGTTTGCGCCGGGCTGTCCTGGGCCTCGTCGACAACGCGCTGAACCACACCCCTGCAGGCGGCAGCATCTCGGTGGCTGTGGTGCGGTCCGGGCGGGGCGTGTCCATCACGGTGCGCGACACCGGAAGCGGCATCACCGGCATCGACCCGTCCCGGGTATTTGACCGCTTCGCCCACAGCACCAACCCTCCGGCCGGCGGCCGGCGCAGCTACGGTTTGGGCCTGGCCCTGGTCCGTGAGATCGCGGTCGCCGCTGGCGGAACCATTGAAGTCTCCGAGACCGGCCCAGGAGGAACCACCATGGTTCTCACACTGCCAGCCGCCTAA
- the tsaB gene encoding tRNA (adenosine(37)-N6)-threonylcarbamoyltransferase complex dimerization subunit type 1 TsaB, whose amino-acid sequence MRILTIDTSAAASAALLDFDPHDTVRTVELVANFATSDTRSHAEVLAPGIQELFTDPVTEGPALDAIVVGTGPGPFTGLRAGIAMARTLSFSWSVPLYGMMSLDALAQQVFDAPAYQDGRAVGPLAMRDFVIATDARRKEVYWAKYSAHAELLDGPHVGPAGDIPALQVFGAGAGLYQEVLEGGGASVYPLFAQAQPTAVDLGRAAARKIIAARSLEGAGLLDSTPLYLRESDAKVPGPRKRAL is encoded by the coding sequence GTGCGAATCCTGACCATTGACACCTCGGCCGCAGCCAGCGCCGCCCTGCTTGATTTTGACCCGCACGACACTGTGCGAACCGTGGAACTAGTGGCCAACTTTGCCACTTCCGACACCCGAAGCCACGCCGAAGTGTTGGCGCCAGGCATCCAGGAACTATTCACAGACCCGGTCACGGAAGGCCCCGCATTGGATGCCATTGTGGTGGGCACCGGCCCCGGCCCCTTCACAGGCCTGCGCGCAGGCATTGCCATGGCCCGCACCCTAAGTTTCAGCTGGAGCGTGCCGCTCTACGGCATGATGAGCCTGGACGCCCTGGCCCAGCAGGTATTTGACGCACCCGCCTACCAGGACGGCCGTGCCGTGGGGCCCCTGGCCATGCGCGACTTTGTCATTGCCACCGACGCAAGACGCAAGGAAGTGTACTGGGCAAAATACAGTGCACACGCCGAGCTGCTGGACGGCCCCCACGTGGGCCCGGCCGGTGACATCCCGGCCCTGCAGGTGTTCGGGGCAGGGGCCGGTCTGTACCAGGAGGTGCTGGAGGGCGGCGGCGCCAGCGTGTACCCGCTGTTTGCCCAAGCCCAGCCCACCGCAGTGGATCTTGGCCGCGCAGCGGCACGCAAGATCATTGCCGCCCGCTCCCTCGAAGGGGCAGGTCTGCTGGATTCCACCCCGCTGTACCTGCGCGAATCAGACGCCAAGGTGCCAGGACCGCGAAAGCGGGCGCTCTGA
- a CDS encoding response regulator transcription factor produces MHNPDLPRLLLVEDDPVLGPLIGELLADDYRVQLAPDGQKGLHLALTESWDAMVVDRGLPAMDGLALVAALRRKGIATPALILTALGATSDKIDGLDAGANDYMSKPFDAGELRARLRAMTRSFAPAVALVDVGGWLFDPTNRSLRSPYGEHVGLTAKESELLALLAASPERVFTRAELLESLFHPEDSPSVIDTYVHYLRKKVSKSLVRTVHGLGYQIGDGA; encoded by the coding sequence ATGCACAACCCTGACCTCCCGCGACTGCTGCTGGTGGAGGACGACCCCGTCCTGGGTCCGCTGATTGGCGAGCTCCTGGCCGATGACTACCGTGTCCAGTTGGCGCCCGACGGGCAAAAGGGCCTGCACCTGGCCCTGACCGAATCTTGGGATGCCATGGTGGTGGATCGTGGGCTGCCAGCCATGGACGGCCTGGCGCTAGTCGCGGCTCTGCGCCGCAAAGGCATCGCCACCCCCGCCCTTATCTTGACCGCGCTGGGTGCCACGTCGGACAAGATTGACGGGCTCGACGCCGGAGCGAACGACTACATGTCCAAACCCTTTGATGCCGGTGAGTTGAGGGCGCGGCTACGCGCCATGACCCGGAGTTTCGCGCCTGCAGTGGCGCTGGTGGACGTGGGTGGCTGGCTTTTTGATCCCACCAACCGTTCGCTGCGCTCGCCCTATGGGGAGCATGTGGGCTTGACGGCGAAAGAGAGCGAACTGCTGGCCCTGCTGGCGGCCAGCCCGGAGAGGGTGTTCACCCGGGCGGAACTGCTGGAAAGCCTGTTTCATCCGGAGGATTCGCCCAGCGTCATTGACACTTATGTGCACTACCTGCGCAAGAAGGTGTCCAAGTCGCTGGTCCGCACCGTGCATGGCCTGGGCTATCAGATCGGGGACGGCGCATGA
- the tsaE gene encoding tRNA (adenosine(37)-N6)-threonylcarbamoyltransferase complex ATPase subunit type 1 TsaE, protein MSQWEFRTGTAAATQQLAQQLAKFLQAGDLIILSGELGAGKTTFTQGLGRSLGVREGIISPTFVLVRIHPNLPDGHNPGGPDLVHVDAYRLATPGEIDDIDLENTMDSAVTVVEWGVDRVEHLAASRLEIELVRAVGGAAPAPAGDPASDPAGDPARDPAGDFAGEDSATLDFAGTFDEDDDEPRTLRLSAVGPRWDGVDFSALAQLSTGAAQEPNGID, encoded by the coding sequence GTGAGCCAGTGGGAATTTCGCACCGGCACGGCGGCGGCGACCCAACAGCTGGCGCAGCAGCTGGCCAAGTTCCTCCAGGCCGGGGACTTGATCATCCTCAGCGGCGAGCTGGGCGCCGGCAAAACCACGTTCACGCAAGGACTGGGCCGCAGCCTTGGCGTGCGCGAGGGCATCATCTCGCCCACCTTTGTCCTGGTGCGCATCCACCCGAACCTTCCCGACGGGCACAATCCGGGCGGCCCCGACCTGGTCCACGTTGACGCCTACCGCCTGGCCACGCCGGGTGAGATCGATGACATCGACCTGGAAAACACCATGGACTCGGCCGTGACAGTGGTTGAGTGGGGGGTGGACCGGGTGGAGCACCTGGCCGCCAGCCGGCTGGAAATTGAGCTCGTCCGCGCTGTGGGCGGCGCAGCTCCGGCCCCCGCCGGTGATCCCGCCAGTGATCCTGCCGGTGATCCCGCCAGGGATCCTGCCGGGGACTTCGCCGGGGAGGACTCCGCCACCCTCGACTTTGCCGGCACCTTTGACGAGGACGACGACGAACCCCGCACCTTGCGCTTGAGCGCGGTCGGGCCGCGCTGGGACGGCGTCGACTTTTCAGCGCTGGCCCAGCTAAGCACTGGTGCAGCCCAAGAACCCAACGGAATAGACTAA
- a CDS encoding phosphatase PAP2 family protein: MPPLPTHGNPYPSTHDAGPAHRTRLAVLPQLPFWGLWVALLSAAVLVLGFSVTSTPGFTASEFGVDQELSRNHVGLLTAVAMTLDRAFSPIGGVAIIALVCLLLFFVRKSPVNAIAFGGIAASGWLASQFFKVVVERQRPNPALLFDPLAPETGSNSFPSGHVALAVGLAWAFWFLLRKTRWARLAVILGILVPVVVAWSRLYVGVHYPTDVAASFLAASAAVFLFAGVWNAALAWVMSRFDLPARLVPVTPSGRTGLPVRPTVLSGLPADGSTLERGSNTSSTHPKH, translated from the coding sequence ATGCCGCCGCTGCCCACCCACGGAAACCCCTACCCCTCCACGCACGACGCCGGACCGGCCCACCGTACGCGCTTGGCCGTGCTGCCGCAGCTGCCCTTTTGGGGGCTGTGGGTGGCACTCCTCTCTGCCGCCGTTCTGGTGCTTGGTTTTTCCGTCACCAGCACGCCGGGCTTCACCGCCAGCGAGTTTGGTGTTGACCAGGAACTGAGCCGAAACCATGTGGGCCTGCTGACGGCTGTCGCCATGACCCTGGACAGGGCGTTTTCTCCCATCGGCGGAGTCGCCATCATCGCCTTGGTGTGCCTGCTCCTGTTTTTTGTCCGCAAGTCGCCCGTCAACGCGATCGCCTTTGGCGGCATCGCGGCCTCGGGGTGGCTGGCCAGCCAGTTCTTCAAGGTTGTGGTGGAACGTCAGCGGCCCAACCCGGCGTTGCTCTTTGACCCGCTCGCGCCGGAGACCGGTTCCAACAGCTTCCCGAGCGGGCACGTTGCATTGGCTGTGGGTCTGGCCTGGGCGTTCTGGTTCTTGTTGCGGAAGACCCGCTGGGCCCGTCTGGCCGTGATTCTTGGCATCCTGGTTCCAGTGGTGGTGGCCTGGTCAAGGCTGTATGTCGGCGTGCACTACCCCACGGATGTCGCCGCCTCGTTCCTGGCTGCGAGCGCTGCCGTGTTCTTGTTCGCGGGCGTGTGGAATGCGGCCTTGGCTTGGGTGATGTCCAGGTTCGACCTCCCAGCGCGCCTCGTCCCTGTCACTCCGTCCGGGCGGACCGGCCTCCCGGTCCGCCCCACGGTGCTGAGCGGCCTCCCGGCCGACGGGTCTACGCTGGAACGTGGGAGCAATACTTCTTCAACCCACCCGAAACACTGA
- a CDS encoding glutamate--cysteine ligase: protein MKIDFAKSEQSTLGLEWEIALVDAESGELAARADDVFENIEAAHPGSMASGEHPHIKGEMLQNTVELVTGVCRTVAEGTEDLRRNLNVLRAASAPLGLELLSAGTHPFSDPRTQVVTDKERYAKLVDRTQWWGSQMLIYGVHVHVGLDHVSKAMPVLDGLVNYFPHFQALSASSPYWNGEDTGYASQRALMFQQLPTAGLPFQFPDWAAYESYVQDMFTTGVIDAPNEIRWDIRPVASLGTIEMRICDGMSTLEGIGAIAALTQCLVEDFSNTLNDGGTIPTMPPWHVQENKWRAARYGMDAIIILDAAGKEQLVTEHTVELLNKLEPIAAKLGCADELANVEKIIAAGASYQRQRRVAAAHGGELRAVVRELVAEMASN from the coding sequence GTGAAGATTGACTTCGCGAAATCTGAGCAGTCAACGCTGGGCCTGGAATGGGAAATTGCGCTGGTTGACGCCGAATCCGGCGAATTGGCTGCCCGCGCCGACGATGTCTTTGAGAACATTGAAGCCGCCCACCCCGGATCCATGGCCTCCGGTGAGCATCCCCACATCAAGGGTGAGATGCTGCAGAACACTGTTGAGTTGGTCACAGGGGTCTGCCGCACAGTCGCCGAAGGAACCGAGGACCTGCGCCGCAACCTGAACGTTTTGCGCGCGGCGTCCGCACCCTTGGGCCTGGAACTGCTCAGCGCCGGCACCCACCCCTTCAGCGACCCGCGCACCCAGGTCGTCACCGACAAGGAACGCTACGCGAAGCTAGTCGACCGCACCCAGTGGTGGGGCAGTCAGATGCTCATTTACGGCGTGCACGTCCATGTGGGCCTGGATCACGTTTCCAAGGCCATGCCGGTTCTGGACGGGCTGGTCAACTACTTCCCGCACTTCCAGGCGCTCTCCGCCTCCTCCCCGTACTGGAACGGCGAGGACACCGGATACGCCTCGCAGCGGGCACTCATGTTCCAGCAGCTGCCCACCGCCGGGCTGCCGTTCCAGTTCCCCGATTGGGCCGCCTACGAGTCCTACGTCCAGGACATGTTCACCACCGGTGTCATCGATGCCCCCAACGAAATCCGCTGGGACATCCGCCCCGTGGCGAGCCTGGGCACCATAGAAATGCGGATCTGCGACGGCATGTCCACGCTGGAGGGAATTGGTGCCATTGCGGCCCTGACCCAGTGCCTTGTGGAAGACTTTTCAAATACCTTGAACGACGGCGGCACCATCCCCACCATGCCGCCGTGGCACGTCCAGGAAAACAAGTGGCGTGCCGCCCGGTACGGCATGGACGCCATCATCATCCTGGACGCAGCCGGCAAGGAACAACTCGTCACCGAGCACACGGTTGAACTGTTGAACAAGCTGGAGCCGATTGCGGCCAAGCTTGGCTGCGCCGACGAGCTGGCGAACGTTGAAAAAATCATTGCCGCCGGCGCCAGCTACCAGCGCCAGCGCCGTGTTGCGGCCGCCCACGGTGGCGAGCTGCGCGCCGTCGTGCGTGAATTGGTTGCGGAGATGGCCAGCAACTAG
- a CDS encoding APC family permease: MRSTPGLARRLGTVDAVVIGLGSMIGAGVFAAFTPAAQAAGSGLLVGLAIAAVVAYANATSSAQLAAAYPTSGGTYIYGRERLGPWSGFLAGWGFVIGKTASSAAMAMTFAAYAAPPGWERPLAIAAVVLLVAVNYRGISRTAALARIIVAAVLAALAVAVAAVWAGGTSSSPAGFLGDGLFSHGWYGILQSAGLLFFAFAGYARIATLGEEVKDPRRTIPRAILIALAIAAAVYAGVAVTLLAALGPDGVASTAAPLADVVAAGGWSWAAPVVRVGAALASLGALLALIAGLGRTSLAMAREGDFPRWFTAIHPTFQVPHRAELALGAAICLIIAFADLRGAIGFSSFGVLVYYLVANLAAFTQPAPDRRYPKFLQVLGAAACVVLVATLPLEAVLAGLVMFAVGIVYRAARLRRRASRS, encoded by the coding sequence ATGAGGAGCACCCCGGGCCTGGCCCGCAGATTGGGCACGGTGGACGCCGTCGTGATTGGCCTGGGTTCCATGATCGGCGCCGGAGTCTTCGCCGCGTTCACGCCCGCAGCCCAAGCCGCGGGATCCGGACTGCTTGTCGGCCTGGCCATTGCCGCCGTTGTGGCGTACGCCAATGCCACGTCGTCAGCCCAACTGGCCGCGGCCTACCCCACCTCCGGCGGCACCTACATATACGGGCGCGAGCGCCTGGGGCCGTGGTCCGGCTTCCTGGCCGGCTGGGGATTCGTCATTGGCAAGACCGCCAGCAGCGCCGCCATGGCCATGACCTTTGCCGCCTACGCGGCCCCGCCCGGATGGGAACGCCCGTTGGCGATTGCCGCCGTCGTGCTTCTCGTGGCCGTGAATTACCGGGGCATCAGCCGGACGGCAGCCCTGGCCCGCATCATTGTGGCCGCCGTCCTCGCTGCCCTGGCTGTTGCGGTTGCCGCGGTCTGGGCGGGCGGGACCTCTTCCAGCCCGGCCGGCTTCCTGGGCGACGGGCTGTTCTCGCACGGCTGGTACGGGATCCTGCAGTCAGCGGGGCTGCTGTTCTTTGCCTTCGCCGGCTATGCCCGGATCGCCACGCTGGGAGAAGAAGTCAAGGATCCGCGCCGCACCATTCCGCGCGCCATCCTCATCGCACTGGCCATCGCGGCCGCTGTGTATGCCGGCGTGGCAGTCACGCTGCTTGCTGCCTTGGGGCCCGACGGCGTTGCCTCCACCGCGGCACCCCTCGCCGATGTGGTGGCTGCAGGAGGTTGGAGCTGGGCTGCTCCCGTGGTCCGTGTTGGCGCAGCCCTGGCGTCGTTGGGCGCGCTGCTCGCCTTGATCGCCGGGCTGGGCAGGACGTCTTTGGCCATGGCCCGGGAAGGCGACTTTCCGCGCTGGTTCACTGCCATCCATCCGACGTTTCAGGTGCCGCACCGGGCAGAACTGGCGCTGGGTGCTGCGATTTGCCTGATCATTGCCTTTGCGGACCTGCGCGGCGCCATTGGTTTCTCATCCTTTGGCGTGCTGGTCTACTACCTTGTGGCCAATCTTGCCGCGTTCACCCAGCCAGCTCCCGACCGCCGATACCCCAAGTTTCTGCAGGTGCTGGGTGCCGCGGCGTGCGTGGTGTTGGTCGCCACGCTGCCGCTGGAGGCGGTGTTGGCCGGGCTGGTGATGTTCGCGGTGGGGATCGTTTACCGCGCGGCCAGGCTCCGCCGTCGGGCTTCACGCAGCTGA
- the tsaD gene encoding tRNA (adenosine(37)-N6)-threonylcarbamoyltransferase complex transferase subunit TsaD has protein sequence MKQPLILGIESSCDETGVGLVRGTQLLTNTVSSSMDEHVRFGGVIPEIASRAHLDAFVPTLQQALADAGVTLDDVDAIAVTSGPGLAGALMVGVSAAKALSLATGKPLYAINHLVAHVGVGLLDESIAAKYDGGALPENLGALLVSGGHTEILRVRSIASDVELLGATIDDAAGEAFDKVARLLGLSYPGGPAIDKLAKEGNAKAVRFPRGLTMPKYMGTAEEPGPHRYDFSFSGLKTAVARCVEGYEARGEAVPVADIAASFQEAVLDVITAKAVLACKEQGITTLLLGGGVAANSRLRELAGQRCSAAGITLLVPAMSLCTDNGAMVAALGAQLVMNGVAPSGLAFGTDSSMPVTSISL, from the coding sequence ATGAAGCAGCCGTTGATTTTGGGGATTGAATCCTCGTGCGATGAGACAGGTGTTGGGCTGGTGCGTGGCACACAATTGCTGACCAACACGGTCTCCTCCTCCATGGACGAGCACGTCAGGTTTGGCGGGGTCATCCCCGAGATCGCCTCCCGCGCGCACCTGGACGCGTTCGTGCCCACCCTGCAACAGGCGCTCGCCGACGCCGGTGTCACCCTGGACGACGTCGACGCGATCGCCGTCACGAGCGGTCCCGGCCTGGCCGGCGCGCTCATGGTGGGCGTCAGCGCGGCGAAGGCCCTGTCCCTGGCCACCGGCAAGCCGCTCTACGCCATCAACCACCTTGTGGCGCACGTGGGCGTCGGCCTGCTCGATGAATCCATCGCCGCCAAGTACGACGGCGGGGCGTTGCCTGAGAATCTCGGCGCCCTTTTGGTATCCGGAGGTCATACCGAGATCCTCCGGGTGCGTTCCATCGCCTCCGACGTGGAGCTGCTGGGTGCCACGATCGACGATGCCGCCGGGGAGGCCTTTGACAAGGTGGCCCGGCTGCTGGGGCTGAGCTACCCAGGCGGCCCCGCCATCGACAAGCTGGCGAAGGAAGGCAACGCGAAGGCCGTCCGGTTCCCGCGCGGGCTGACCATGCCCAAGTACATGGGCACCGCGGAGGAGCCCGGCCCGCACCGCTACGACTTCTCCTTCTCCGGCCTAAAGACCGCGGTGGCGCGCTGCGTTGAGGGCTACGAGGCCCGCGGCGAAGCGGTGCCGGTGGCGGACATTGCCGCCTCCTTCCAGGAAGCCGTGCTCGACGTCATCACGGCCAAGGCTGTTTTGGCCTGCAAGGAGCAGGGCATCACCACGCTGCTGCTGGGCGGTGGCGTGGCGGCCAACTCGCGCCTGCGGGAGTTGGCGGGGCAGCGGTGCTCGGCGGCCGGGATCACGCTGTTGGTGCCGGCAATGTCGCTGTGCACCGACAACGGCGCCATGGTGGCGGCCCTCGGCGCGCAGCTTGTCATGAACGGGGTGGCCCCGAGCGGGCTGGCCTTCGGCACGGACTCCTCCATGCCGGTGACAAGCATCAGCCTCTAG
- a CDS encoding DDE-type integrase/transposase/recombinase, producing the protein MDHSFATAWDNGVMIASRRTWWRIAAEYEDQNARPTVPTKRGGKRGTAEKPVLKATGPCQVWSWDITDVYSKWQGTVFKVYSIMDIYSREIVGWRIEEREADHLAVKMFEAAIARYGAPQVVHADSGPAMKSHLLRDALTAHGVELTFNRPYVSNDNPFSESGFRTMKYRPNYPRIFESLEAAREYLTDYVHWYSTDHKHSGIALFSPAQVHDGSWKELWNQRDKTHQEYYEQNPGRFRQRPTTPAPAQHVGINLPKPEEPQKIA; encoded by the coding sequence GTGGATCATTCCTTCGCCACGGCCTGGGACAACGGGGTAATGATCGCCTCCCGCCGCACCTGGTGGCGGATCGCGGCAGAGTACGAGGACCAGAACGCACGCCCCACAGTCCCGACCAAACGCGGCGGCAAACGCGGCACCGCTGAGAAGCCCGTTCTCAAGGCCACCGGCCCCTGCCAGGTCTGGTCCTGGGACATCACCGACGTCTATTCCAAGTGGCAGGGAACGGTTTTCAAGGTCTACTCCATCATGGATATCTACTCCCGGGAGATCGTCGGCTGGCGGATCGAGGAACGCGAGGCGGACCACCTCGCCGTCAAGATGTTCGAGGCCGCCATCGCCCGGTACGGCGCCCCGCAAGTGGTCCATGCGGATTCGGGCCCTGCCATGAAGTCACACCTGCTTCGTGACGCGCTCACCGCCCACGGCGTGGAACTCACCTTCAACCGGCCCTACGTCTCCAACGACAATCCCTTCAGTGAGTCTGGTTTCCGGACCATGAAATACCGGCCCAACTACCCGCGAATCTTCGAAAGCCTCGAGGCCGCCAGAGAGTACCTCACCGACTACGTGCATTGGTACAGCACCGACCATAAACACTCCGGCATCGCCTTGTTCTCACCAGCACAAGTCCACGACGGATCCTGGAAAGAGCTCTGGAACCAACGTGACAAAACCCATCAGGAATACTACGAACAAAACCCAGGAAGGTTCCGCCAACGACCCACCACACCAGCCCCAGCCCAACACGTAGGGATCAACCTCCCCAAACCCGAAGAACCCCAAAAAATAGCCTAG